The Arachis duranensis cultivar V14167 chromosome 2, aradu.V14167.gnm2.J7QH, whole genome shotgun sequence genome has a window encoding:
- the LOC107474652 gene encoding 30S ribosomal protein S1, chloroplastic, which translates to MVSLAQQLSVLRWSPLPSTSSSRPTTTHNRRTRTLLPVVCSVALSNAQNRERVKLKELFEQAYERCRTAPMEGVSFTVDQFTEALEKYDFDSEVGTKIKGTVFAVDASGAYVDVTAKSTAYLPLQEACIHRIKHVQEAGIVPGLREEFVVIGENEVDDGLILSLKAIEFDLAWERCRQLQAEDAVVKGKIVNGNKGGLVAEVEGLKGFVPFSQISTKLSGEELLEKELPLKFMEVDEEQSRLILSHRKAAADSQGQLGIGSVVTGTVQSLKPYGAFVDIGGISGLLHVSQISHDRITDIATVLQPGDILKVMILSHDRERGRVSLSTKKLEPTPGDMIRNPKLVFEKAEEMAQTFRQRIAQAEAMARADMLRFQPESGLTLSNEGILGPLSSELPAEGVDFNEVPSAEEHS; encoded by the exons ATGGTGTCTCTGGCTCAGCAGCTGAGCGTCCTGAGATGGTCTCCACTGCCGTCCACGTCTTCGTCAAGACCAACCACCACCCACAACCGCCGTACCCGCACGCTCCTTCCGGTGGTGTGTTCAGTGGCCTTATCGAATGCGCAGAACCGAGAGAGAGTGAAGCTGAAAGAGCTCTTCGAGCAAGCCTATGAGAGGTGCCGCACTGCTCCCATGGAAGGTGTTTCCTTCACCGTTGATCAGTTCACTGAAGCTCTTGAAAAGTATGATTTTGATTCTGAGGTTGGCACCAAG ATTAAGGGCACGGTATTTGCTGTAGATGCAAGTGGAGCTTATGTTGACGTTACTGCAAAGTCTACTGCATATTTGCCTCTGCAAGAGGCATGCATCCACCGAATTAAGCATGTGCAAGAAGCAGGCATAGTTCCTGGCTTGAGAGAGGAGTTTGTAGTAATTGGGGAAAATGAAGTTGATGATGGCCTGATCTTGAGTTTAAAGGCTATTGAGTTCGACCTTGCATGGGAACGCTGTAGGCAACTTCAAGCAGAAGATGCAGTTGTCAAGGGTAAG ATTGTCAATGGAAACAAGGGTGGATTGGTGGCCGAGGTGGAAGGCCTTAAGGGATTTGTTCCATTCTCACAGATTTCAACG AAATTATCTGGAGAAGAGCTACTTGAGAAGGAACTCCCTCTAAAGTTCATGGAGGTGGATGAGGAACAGTCCAGACTTATCCTCAGTCACCGTAAAGCCGCTGCTGACAGCCAGGGACAGCTGGGAATTGGATCCGTAGTAACTGGCACTGTTCAAAGCCTAAAGCCATATGGTGCCTTCGTTGACATTGGTGGAATCAGTGGTCTCCTTCACGTCAGTCAGATCAGTCACGATCGTATAACTGATATTGCAACTGTTCTTCAACCTGGTGATATTCTGAAG GTGATGATACTAAGTCATGATCGGGAGAGAGGCCGAGTAAGCCTTTCCACAAAGAAGTTGGAACCCACACCTGGTGATATGATTCGCAATCCAAAGCTTGTCTTTGAGAAG GCGGAAGAGATGGCTCAGACATTCAGACAGAGAATAGCCCAAGCAGAAGCCATGGCTCGTGCTGATATGCTTCGGTTCCAGCCAGAG AGTGGATTAACTCTTAGCAATGAAGGGATATTAGGACCACTTTCTTCAGAGTTGCCTGCAGAGGGTGTGGATTTCAATGAGGTACCCTCAGCTGAAGAACATTCATGA
- the LOC107474651 gene encoding protein DETOXIFICATION 42 isoform X1, with protein MSFHMLFSGIRNAFRKDELGLEIMHISLPTTLALAADPIASLIDTAFIGHIGPVELAAVGVSIAIFNQISKIAIIPLVSVTTSLVAEEDAVDKLQNQPSETEMLIHTSSVTEETKLEVEQIDPECSTSSRSVNRVAKLGHDKSYIPSASSAIVIGAILGVLQALSLIFTARPILNYMGVDYNSPMLKPAQQYLTLRSFGAPVVILSMAMQGVFRGIKDTKTPLYATIVGDVTNIILDPLLIFVLRLGVSGAAIAHIISQYLISLVLLWSLMKQVDLMPPSIQDFQFGKILKNGFLLLLKVTAVTFCVTLSASLAARQGSITMAAFQICLQIWMATSLLADGLAVSAQAILASAFAQRDYHKVITSASRVLQLGLILGLVLSFLLFSLLPFASKLFTNDVAVLHLIGIGIPYVAATQPLNSLAFVFDGVNYGASDFIYSAYSMILVALVSIFSLYMLSSSYGFSGIWIALSIYMSLRTFAGFWRIGTRSGPWHFLKENYALLQ; from the exons ATGAGCTTTCATATGTTATTTTCTGGCATAAG GAACGCCTTTAGGAAGGATGAACTAGGCCTGGAAATAATGCATATATCACTGCCTACCACTCTTGCTTTGGCTGCAGATCCTATTGCTTCTCTGATTGATACTGCATTCATCGGACACATAG GCCCTGTGGAGCTTGCTGCAGTGGGGGTATCAATTGcaatttttaatcaaatctcAAAAATAGCAATAATTCCTCTGGTCAGTGTTACAACCTCGTTGGTTGCCGAGGAAGATGCCGTCgataaattacaaaatcaacCATCAGAAACAGAAATGCTGATCCATACCTCTTCTGTGACCGAGGAAACAAAATTGGAAGTGGAACAA atAGATCCTGAATGCAGTACATCATCAAGAAGTGTTAATAGAGTAGCTAAACTTGGCCATGACAAAAGCTATATTCCATCAGCTTCATCAGCAATAGTTATCGGTGCCATTCTCGGCGTCTTACaagctctctctctcatttttaCAGCCAGACCAAtcttgaattacatgggagTTGATTAT AATTCTCCGATGTTGAAGCCGGCACAGCAATACTTGACTCTGAGGTCATTTGGTGCACCAGTTGTGATACTTTCTATGGCCATGCAAGGAGTTTTTCGAGGAATCAAAGATACGAAAACACCTTTATATGCTACAA TTGTGGGAGATGTAACAAATATCATTTTAGATCCATTGCTTATCTTCGTACTCCGGTTGGGAGTCAGCGGTGCAGCAATCGCACACATTATCTCCCA GTACTTGATTTCCTTGGTGTTGTTGTGGAGTTTAATGAAGCAAGTTGATCTAATGCCTCCAAGTATCCAAGATTTTCAATTTGGGAAGATTCTAAAAAATG GGTTTCTGCTATTGTTGAAAGTTACAGCAGTGACATTCTGTGTGACACTGTCAGCATCCCTTGCAGCAAGACAAGGATCAATAACCATGGCCGCCTTCCAAATCTGCTTACAGATTTGGATGGCGACCTCTTTGCTTGCTGATGGATTAGCTGTTTCTGCTCAA GCTATTCTTGCAAGTGCATTTGCGCAAAGGGATTACCATAAAGTGATCACATCGGCTTCGCGTGTTCTTCAG CTTGGGCTGATTCTGGGGCTGGTTCTCTCATTCCTTCTCTTTAGTCTGCTCCCTTTTGCTTCTAAGTTATTTACAAACGACGTCGCTGTTCTGCATCTTATTGGTATTGGTATTCCG TATGTTGCAGCCACTCAACCCCTCAATTCACTAGCATTTGTTTTTGACGGAGTAAACTACGGAGCTTCGGATTTCATATACTCTGCTTACTCAATG ATTTTGGTGGCATTGGTGAGCATATTTAGCTTATATATGTTATCCTCAAGCTATGGCTTTAGTGGTATCTGGATTGCTTTGTCTATTTACATGAGCCTCAGGACATTTGCTGGCTTTTGGAG GATAGGTACTAGATCAGGACCTTGGCATTTCCTGAAGGAAAACTATGCACTACTGCAATAG
- the LOC107474651 gene encoding protein DETOXIFICATION 42 isoform X2, translated as MSFHMLFSGIRNAFRKDELGLEIMHISLPTTLALAADPIASLIDTAFIGHIGPVELAAVGVSIAIFNQISKIAIIPLVSVTTSLVAEEDAVDKLQNQPSETEMLIHTSSVTEETKLEVEQVDPECSTSSRSVNRVAKLGHDKSYIPSASSAIVIGAILGVLQALSLIFTARPILNYMGVDYNSPMLKPAQQYLTLRSFGAPVVILSMAMQGVFRGIKDTKTPLYATIVGDVTNIILDPLLIFVLRLGVSGAAIAHIISQYLISLVLLWSLMKQVDLMPPSIQDFQFGKILKNGFLLLLKVTAVTFCVTLSASLAARQGSITMAAFQICLQIWMATSLLADGLAVSAQAILASAFAQRDYHKVITSASRVLQLGLILGLVLSFLLFSLLPFASKLFTNDVAVLHLIGIGIPYVAATQPLNSLAFVFDGVNYGASDFIYSAYSMILVALVSIFSLYMLSSSYGFSGIWIALSIYMSLRTFAGFWRIGTRSGPWHFLKENYALLQ; from the exons ATGAGCTTTCATATGTTATTTTCTGGCATAAG GAACGCCTTTAGGAAGGATGAACTAGGCCTGGAAATAATGCATATATCACTGCCTACCACTCTTGCTTTGGCTGCAGATCCTATTGCTTCTCTGATTGATACTGCATTCATCGGACACATAG GCCCTGTGGAGCTTGCTGCAGTGGGGGTATCAATTGcaatttttaatcaaatctcAAAAATAGCAATAATTCCTCTGGTCAGTGTTACAACCTCGTTGGTTGCCGAGGAAGATGCCGTCgataaattacaaaatcaacCATCAGAAACAGAAATGCTGATCCATACCTCTTCTGTGACCGAGGAAACAAAATTGGAAGTGGAACAAGTTg ATCCTGAATGCAGTACATCATCAAGAAGTGTTAATAGAGTAGCTAAACTTGGCCATGACAAAAGCTATATTCCATCAGCTTCATCAGCAATAGTTATCGGTGCCATTCTCGGCGTCTTACaagctctctctctcatttttaCAGCCAGACCAAtcttgaattacatgggagTTGATTAT AATTCTCCGATGTTGAAGCCGGCACAGCAATACTTGACTCTGAGGTCATTTGGTGCACCAGTTGTGATACTTTCTATGGCCATGCAAGGAGTTTTTCGAGGAATCAAAGATACGAAAACACCTTTATATGCTACAA TTGTGGGAGATGTAACAAATATCATTTTAGATCCATTGCTTATCTTCGTACTCCGGTTGGGAGTCAGCGGTGCAGCAATCGCACACATTATCTCCCA GTACTTGATTTCCTTGGTGTTGTTGTGGAGTTTAATGAAGCAAGTTGATCTAATGCCTCCAAGTATCCAAGATTTTCAATTTGGGAAGATTCTAAAAAATG GGTTTCTGCTATTGTTGAAAGTTACAGCAGTGACATTCTGTGTGACACTGTCAGCATCCCTTGCAGCAAGACAAGGATCAATAACCATGGCCGCCTTCCAAATCTGCTTACAGATTTGGATGGCGACCTCTTTGCTTGCTGATGGATTAGCTGTTTCTGCTCAA GCTATTCTTGCAAGTGCATTTGCGCAAAGGGATTACCATAAAGTGATCACATCGGCTTCGCGTGTTCTTCAG CTTGGGCTGATTCTGGGGCTGGTTCTCTCATTCCTTCTCTTTAGTCTGCTCCCTTTTGCTTCTAAGTTATTTACAAACGACGTCGCTGTTCTGCATCTTATTGGTATTGGTATTCCG TATGTTGCAGCCACTCAACCCCTCAATTCACTAGCATTTGTTTTTGACGGAGTAAACTACGGAGCTTCGGATTTCATATACTCTGCTTACTCAATG ATTTTGGTGGCATTGGTGAGCATATTTAGCTTATATATGTTATCCTCAAGCTATGGCTTTAGTGGTATCTGGATTGCTTTGTCTATTTACATGAGCCTCAGGACATTTGCTGGCTTTTGGAG GATAGGTACTAGATCAGGACCTTGGCATTTCCTGAAGGAAAACTATGCACTACTGCAATAG